The DNA window GCGCGGTATCCCCGCCGAGTACCTTCTTCACGATGTCGCCGAAGGCGTCCATGCCGATGACGACCTCTCCGGGCGCGCATCCGAAAATGGCCTCCTGGATGCGCGGGTCGTAGAAGTCGAGGAAATCCGGGCACGCGGGCTTGGGGGGCGCCGGGGGTCGGTGGGTCCACTCGACCCAGTGGTCGCCGTCCTGCTGCCCGGCCTTGATGCTCCACTTCGCCACCCAGTCCCCGGGCAGCTTGAGGTTGATCAGGGTGGTCAGGTCCGTGCGGTCCAGCTCCCCGCCGACGAAGTGCAGCGGGAGCACCAGGCGCACGATGGATTCGCGGTCGGAGAGGTCGGCCGGGATGGTCAGCCAGTCCTCCATCAGGTCGGCCTCCTCGTCCAGGCCGAGGCGGTCGCGCAGGATCGGCCACAAGGCCGGCCCGTACGTCGCCTCGTCGCCGACCAGCTCCCGCGCCGCCCGCCGGGCGGTCCACACCGCGCGGTGGCCACCGGCCATGAGGCGCCACTCGCTCACCCAGTCGCCGGGCAGGCGGGTGTTCACGATCTCGTCCAGGCCCTGGCGCTCCCTGGGGCTGCCGAGGAAGTGCTCCGGGAGCGCAAGGATCACCTGGGCGCCCTCGTCCTCCAGGCGGTCCGGGATGGTCAGCCACTCCTCCTTCTGCGCCTCCGGGGCCAGGTGCAGGGCGGCCTTGAGCATCGCCCACAGGGCCGGGCCGTACACCTTGTCGTCGGAGGGGCGGGGAGCGTGCCAGTGCCCCTGACCGTCCGGGCCGGTGGCCGCGCCGACCACGGCACCCAGGCCGACCACCAAAAGGCCGGCCTGGGTGCGGCCCGGGGCCACCTCGTACAGGGCCCACACGCCCGGGACGGCCGCGCGCACGGTCAGCACGGAGACGTACGCCCACCGGCCGTAGGAGGCCACGCCGCGCCACAGGGCGACGGGCAGCATCAGCACGCCGCGCACGCCCCGGGCCAGCCAGCGCCCGGCCACGGCCAGGTAGTAGGCCACGATCGTGCCGACGTCGGAGAGCTGCACCAGGAGGCGGGGCACCGGCAGGGTGGCCACCCAGTCCTGGAAGTCCGTGAGTCGGTCGGCCAGGACCTCGCGGAAGTCGGGGCCGGTCGCCGGGCCGGGCAGGGCGATGGCGCCCATCGCGGCCGGGGGCGCGGACAGCGGCTCCGGCTCGGGCAGCGCGTTGTTCCAGAACGACGCTCCGCCGGCCTTCTTCGCGGCGGCGGTCTTCGCGCTGATCGGGCGCCCGGTGAGGAACCGGCCGAGGCAAGCCGCGGTGGCTTTTCCGGCCTTGCCGATCGCCTCGTCGGTCGCCTTCTGCTGGGCGGTGCGCTTGGGCAGCTTCGGCATCTGGCTGATCAGCCAGCCGATCCCGCCGAGCGCCAGCAGCACGCCGAGCGGGGTCAGGTGGGTGACCTTGCCGATCCACTCGATGACGCTCCAGATCGCGCCCGCGATGGCGTTGCCGGTGCCGTTACCGGCGGGCGCTGGGGTGCCCGTAGCGGGGCCGGACGGGTGCGCGGAGGGCGACACCTGAGCGAGGCCGGATACGGCGCTGTGGACGCCTCTCGCGGCTGCCAGGATGGCCATGTGGTGCTCTCCTCTCCATTGCCTTGGGGAGCCTGCTGCCGGGCGGGGCGTCACCCCCGCCCGGCGTCCCCTCGTTGATCAGAGATCAGCAGGTGATCTGTCAGTGTGCGCGCCACCTGCGACAGATGGCCCACGGATTTCGGTTCTTCTCGGTCACCCGTTCAGCGGGTGCCGTGCTCCGCGTGCCACGGGCACGGGTCCTCCGGCGGGCACGGGCCGCAGCCCGGCGGGACGTTGTGCCAGTGCCAGTACTCCTGGCGGACGTAGGCCCGGGTCCCACCGGGGGCGTCCCACTCGATGCTGTCCGGGCCGATCGGACCCTGGACGTCCTCCGGGTGAAGCCGGTCGCGCTGCTGGAGCGCGTACGCCGCCGACTCGGCGAGTAGGCCGTCCAGCTCGGTCCGGCTCCGCCACCACCGCCGGTCGGCCAATGCCGCCTCCCGGAGGGCGATCTCCCGGCAGCCGTCCAGCTCCGGATCTTGGGAGAGCCGGGCCAGCACCTCCGCCTCCTGGTCCAGGTCGGGGGCGTCCGCGTAGGCCTCGGCCGCTGTGGGGGCGGTGAACGCCGGGTAGTGGTGCAGCGTTCGGCGCGGGGTCTCACTCATCAGGGGGTCTCTCCTTCGTGCGGGAGGGGCGGCCGGTGGGCCTCCCCTGGTGGGTGGTCGGTCAGGCCCGGTCGGCGGGGCCGATCCGGCGCAGGTCGGCGGGGCGGACGCGCGGCAGGGAACAGAACGCCTCGGCCAACCAGCCGATCAGCCCCCGGATCTCGACGTCCTCCGGCCCGACCCAGACGACCCGGCCCCGACCACCGGCGTACCGGCCCGAGGTCACCTCGACCTCGTCGCCTACCTGGATGCTGCTCATGTCGTGCTCCTCTCTGGTGGGGCGGGGCGGGCCCGGCCGGGCCCGCCCCGGGGTTGGTCAGAGGGCGGTGAGCCCGGCCTGACGGATCAGCGCCTCGATCTCCTGCGTGGTGACGGTCGGCCCGGACGCGTCCAGGAATCCGGCGGCGGTCATCTTGGCGTTGGCCTCCTCGGCCAGGACCTGGAGCGGGGCCGTGAAATCCGTCGCACGGGCCCGCCGCGCGGGGTCCAGGGCGACGACGGCGAGTGCGGTACGGAGCCGCTGGAAGGCCACGAGCGCTTCGCGGGTGGTGGTGTCCATGGGGATCTCCTCGGGGTGGTTAGCGGATGACGCTGACGATGTGGGTGGAGCTCATACGGCGGGTGCCCCTGTCGGTCACCACGTCGATCCGGCCAGCAGCGACGCCGGTCACGATGTGGTCAACGACCGCCCCGGTGTCCCGGAGGGTGTCGCCCGCCCGCAGGCCGATCGGGGTGGTCTTGATCACGGACTTGCGCATGGTGCTCTCCTTCGAGGTGGTTCGGGTAGTACGGGGCGGGCCCCCTCGGGCCCGCCCCTGATGGTCGATCAGAACCAGCGGTTCGCGCGGCGCTCGGCCTGGGCCTTCGCCTTCGCCTCCCGGGCGTCCTGCTTGGCCTTCTCGCGGGCGGCGTCCTCGGCCTCCTCGCGGGCCACCGCCTCCGCCTGGATCTCGTCGATCTTGGCGCCGATCTTGGCGCGGTCGCCCCCGGCGGCGGCCCGGCCGACCAGCCAGGCGAGCTTGGCCTTCTCGGCGGTGGTGTAGTAGCGCGGCTCGGCCATGGTCAGCTCCTCCCGGCGGCGAACCCGAAGCCGCCGGCCTTGGTGTTGGTGGGGGTGTTCCTCGTGCTGCGGATCTCCCGGGCGACCGTGTCCGGCCGCACCGGCTTCGTCGTCCTGGCGCTCACCCAGG is part of the Streptomyces kaniharaensis genome and encodes:
- a CDS encoding KOW motif-containing protein, encoding MSSIQVGDEVEVTSGRYAGGRGRVVWVGPEDVEIRGLIGWLAEAFCSLPRVRPADLRRIGPADRA